The Vibrio sp. SNU_ST1 genome has a segment encoding these proteins:
- a CDS encoding bifunctional 2-polyprenyl-6-hydroxyphenol methylase/3-demethylubiquinol 3-O-methyltransferase UbiG: protein MSSSIPFYDKNAHILCEQYNSVTFETVHKSWQAYWPLEGDKVLDVGAGSGRDALWMHKAGADVIAIEPSALLREQGSKYTSPSVTWIDDSLPSLSRTENLGMRFDLILVSAVWMHLAPSHRERAFRKLSNLLAPNGKLVITLRHGEFQDSRQGYEVSVEELERLSKNSALLVRHVDNSQDTLNRSEVWWQTVVMTLPDDGSGDLNKVRHIIVNDNKSATYKLALLRTLLRIADAHSGAVIDRTDGKISLPVGLVALYWVRQFKRLIDIEIEGVGIQQNSNKTKGLGFVKEDGWNKLKHLSADDLAIGAMFLGDEAKALQKLFSQTISTIKSGPVTFIYQGSKDNRLFDIYPPLKRRKRRESLVIDSEFLESFGYFTLDESLWECFRIYHSWIEPLVVNQWVMEMQRFELNRQRSISLQTYHDCLVWIDQNHDTRDVRKRVEQLRSDRADIVSVWSGKSLKNEYHVDHCLPFAYWPNNDKWNLFPTTSKENLSKSDKVPTAEKLRASKSRILEWWQLAWNDSAHFEQQFFSEAALSLPNIPLQCRDFEEVFDAMGLQVRGVKSRLLINEWH from the coding sequence ATGTCCTCATCGATTCCTTTTTACGATAAAAATGCTCACATACTTTGTGAACAGTACAACTCAGTGACGTTCGAGACGGTGCATAAAAGCTGGCAAGCTTATTGGCCTTTAGAAGGCGATAAAGTACTAGATGTTGGTGCAGGAAGTGGTCGTGATGCGCTATGGATGCACAAAGCCGGAGCTGATGTTATTGCGATAGAACCAAGTGCTTTATTACGCGAACAAGGCTCGAAATATACAAGCCCAAGTGTTACCTGGATTGATGATTCACTTCCCTCGCTTAGCCGCACTGAAAACCTCGGAATGCGTTTTGACTTGATATTGGTGAGCGCGGTTTGGATGCATCTTGCTCCATCTCATCGAGAGCGTGCATTTAGAAAGTTGTCTAACTTGCTGGCTCCAAATGGCAAGTTGGTGATCACTCTGCGTCATGGGGAGTTTCAAGACAGTCGACAAGGCTATGAAGTCTCGGTTGAAGAGCTCGAGCGTTTATCAAAAAACAGCGCCTTATTGGTTCGTCATGTCGATAATAGCCAAGACACATTGAACCGCAGTGAAGTGTGGTGGCAAACCGTGGTGATGACACTACCAGACGATGGCTCCGGTGACTTGAACAAGGTGCGCCACATTATTGTGAATGACAACAAGTCGGCCACATACAAGTTGGCTTTGTTGAGAACATTACTGCGAATTGCGGATGCTCATTCAGGCGCTGTGATTGATCGAACTGATGGGAAAATTTCTCTACCAGTGGGCTTGGTCGCTCTGTATTGGGTAAGACAGTTTAAGCGTTTGATTGATATCGAAATAGAAGGCGTCGGGATTCAGCAAAATAGCAACAAAACGAAGGGGCTTGGGTTTGTAAAAGAGGATGGGTGGAATAAACTCAAACACTTAAGTGCTGATGATCTAGCGATAGGCGCTATGTTTCTCGGCGATGAAGCCAAGGCACTACAGAAGCTGTTTTCACAAACGATCAGCACCATTAAATCAGGGCCTGTGACTTTTATTTATCAAGGCTCGAAAGACAACAGACTATTCGATATATACCCTCCTCTGAAACGACGGAAAAGACGAGAATCATTGGTCATTGATAGTGAGTTCTTAGAAAGCTTTGGTTATTTCACTCTCGATGAAAGCTTATGGGAGTGCTTTAGAATCTACCACTCTTGGATTGAACCGCTGGTCGTGAATCAATGGGTCATGGAGATGCAGCGTTTCGAGTTGAACCGACAGCGAAGTATCTCACTACAGACGTATCACGACTGCTTGGTATGGATCGATCAAAACCACGATACTCGCGATGTGCGTAAACGTGTCGAGCAACTTAGATCTGATCGTGCCGACATTGTCAGCGTTTGGAGTGGAAAATCATTAAAAAATGAGTATCACGTTGATCACTGCTTGCCGTTCGCTTACTGGCCAAACAACGATAAGTGGAATCTCTTTCCTACTACAAGCAAAGAGAACTTAAGTAAAAGTGACAAAGTTCCTACGGCTGAAAAACTTCGGGCGTCTAAGTCTCGGATTCTAGAGTGGTGGCAACTCGCTTGGAATGATTCAGCGCATTTTGAACAGCAGTTCTTCTCTGAAGCCGCGCTTTCTTTACCTAATATTCCCCTACAATGCCGAGATTTCGAAGAGGTGTTCGATGCAATGGGTTTGCAGGTCCGTGGTGTAAAAAGCCGACTGTTGATTAATGAATGGCACTGA
- a CDS encoding DUF429 domain-containing protein encodes MKCIGIDGCKAGWIAWIVSDNQEPVFKVVNTLDELVDDLTGATTLIDMPIGFSDSLTPDRLCDKAARRFLTNKRGSSVFPVPCREAVYQTDYVAACSANVEQLDKKFSKQTWGIVPKIRELDELIESHPNLSIRESHPEVVFAALKGEPLTFSKRTQEGKEERLSIIQQLAPQLRDSLALAISNTKRKNVAIDDIYDAFVLMLVAYYAPQLSTLPEPSDVGGEADFDQNGRVREIVYWNKIR; translated from the coding sequence ATGAAATGCATCGGAATTGATGGCTGCAAGGCGGGTTGGATCGCTTGGATTGTCTCTGATAATCAGGAGCCAGTGTTCAAAGTGGTAAATACGCTCGATGAGTTGGTTGATGATCTTACGGGAGCAACAACGTTAATCGATATGCCTATCGGCTTTAGCGATTCGCTTACTCCAGATAGATTATGCGACAAAGCGGCAAGGCGCTTTCTTACCAACAAGCGTGGCTCCTCAGTGTTTCCTGTTCCGTGCCGCGAGGCGGTTTACCAAACCGATTACGTTGCGGCGTGCAGTGCCAATGTTGAGCAGCTTGATAAGAAGTTCTCTAAACAGACTTGGGGCATAGTTCCCAAGATCCGCGAGCTTGATGAGCTCATTGAATCTCATCCCAATCTTTCGATAAGGGAATCACATCCTGAGGTGGTGTTTGCAGCTTTAAAAGGCGAACCGCTGACGTTTTCCAAACGAACGCAAGAAGGCAAAGAGGAACGGCTTTCTATTATTCAGCAACTAGCTCCTCAATTGCGTGATAGCTTGGCGTTGGCCATTTCAAACACCAAGCGTAAAAACGTCGCGATAGACGATATTTACGATGCTTTTGTACTTATGTTGGTTGCCTATTACGCTCCGCAATTATCGACCTTACCTGAGCCTTCTGATGTTGGTGGAGAAGCGGATTTCGACCAGAATGGTCGAGTTCGAGAGATTGTTTATTGGAACAAAATACGCTAA
- a CDS encoding M15 family metallopeptidase — MKRFIVGWLTTVLSATSYAQVAPISQWQCDMMKKNNVLSNGAPVGCERLSKVDFDFINFNGETQQGNMIVLDVIAPAVEQIFSELKQRNFPLHSARLMREFRGDDNSSMEANNSSAFNARPITGGGGWSKHAYGVAIDINPVQNPFLAFDSNGRITVKPSQSATSYVNRTRFRARDEIERRGMAEDVVELFAHHGFMIWGGDWNSPIDTQHFEVGSRKFVNQLLSKPQPEAKVLFERYVESYRQCFNKNHSDSKNKGEDAEKARAICAKKTVGTF; from the coding sequence ATGAAGCGTTTTATTGTTGGCTGGCTGACCACTGTGCTCAGTGCTACGAGTTATGCCCAAGTTGCCCCTATATCTCAATGGCAATGCGACATGATGAAAAAGAACAATGTCTTGAGTAATGGTGCGCCCGTTGGTTGTGAGCGACTATCCAAGGTGGATTTCGACTTCATTAACTTCAACGGGGAAACGCAACAGGGCAATATGATCGTGCTTGATGTTATTGCGCCTGCTGTTGAACAAATCTTTTCAGAGCTTAAACAGCGCAATTTCCCTCTGCATTCCGCTCGCTTAATGCGTGAATTCAGAGGTGACGATAACTCCTCAATGGAAGCCAATAACAGCAGTGCGTTTAACGCTCGTCCAATCACTGGCGGAGGTGGTTGGTCGAAGCATGCATACGGTGTGGCAATCGACATCAACCCAGTTCAAAACCCTTTCTTAGCGTTCGATAGCAACGGAAGAATAACGGTAAAACCTTCACAATCTGCGACAAGCTATGTGAACCGTACTCGCTTTCGTGCGCGTGATGAAATAGAACGCCGCGGCATGGCAGAAGATGTGGTTGAGCTGTTTGCTCATCACGGATTTATGATCTGGGGAGGGGATTGGAATAGCCCCATCGACACTCAACATTTTGAGGTCGGCTCAAGAAAGTTCGTTAACCAACTACTTTCTAAACCACAACCTGAAGCCAAGGTGTTATTTGAGCGCTACGTCGAATCTTATCGACAATGTTTTAATAAGAACCACAGTGATTCAAAAAATAAAGGTGAGGACGCAGAAAAAGCTCGAGCTATCTGCGCAAAGAAAACAGTTGGCACTTTTTAG
- a CDS encoding RimK/LysX family protein: MKKILLALTLLSTLLFSQYSLATDTSHTTQNPTYELDGKAVLGRTENVYLSSVQGLKDVPFIGKIDTGAETTSMHAEDIHVKSSNADYKNLKDKELMAALPEDLLNNSDVDYDDWNGSTFAKYEAVVSFKVQNPRTGDMVLIEAPLERVSIIRSRTSSTPLLRPTVKMSLTIADQELKTDVNLTDRSHFSAPVLIGKTFLADNALVFAGYDYLQEQENATVVGRKEVVSISGMAMNATFSLKNRYSILHAKDIDVDKKNSEVTFDMFDFDGKQKEMTLPLVRMLSVSGKKRPLVYVPVQLDENTTKDVLVYLRERSSSESQLRFGTSTASELFMIDTNAENILSEGSESFSDVAKKSELLVISPEEDITLDDFPLKAVASFTVNTPLLKVDSFEMTGKGKEASVEFYLTDVNGEKQKVTKPIIKKLKVGDDTRPVVSGEFAVSGNVRTQEFAIDVLNTNEKEAYFILGKKMAKDGVYVNTRSDYLLKAEPLFKVGHIEVVEVNGMTFPAKLDTGADVSSMNAVNIKRFKKDGQDMVSFTYQNNQGDKQEFTKPVIDVMRIKAKKGEKVNIRPVVEMKVKLGDLEKEVRVNLQDRSRFEYSMILGKNFLKHGAVVSSDEDYLLGEMD, from the coding sequence ATGAAAAAGATACTTTTGGCTCTAACTCTTTTAAGCACTTTACTTTTTTCACAATATTCTTTGGCTACAGACACTTCCCACACCACACAGAACCCGACTTACGAACTCGATGGTAAGGCGGTATTAGGCCGTACTGAGAATGTGTACCTCTCTAGCGTTCAAGGGCTAAAAGACGTTCCTTTCATTGGTAAAATTGATACCGGTGCAGAAACCACTTCCATGCATGCAGAAGACATTCATGTGAAGAGCTCTAATGCCGACTACAAAAACCTCAAAGATAAAGAGTTGATGGCGGCGTTACCCGAAGACCTGTTGAACAATTCCGATGTTGATTACGATGATTGGAATGGCAGTACCTTTGCGAAATATGAAGCTGTGGTCTCTTTTAAGGTTCAAAATCCACGCACAGGTGACATGGTATTAATTGAAGCGCCTTTAGAGCGTGTCAGCATAATACGCAGCCGTACCAGCAGCACACCTTTGCTTCGACCTACAGTAAAAATGTCGCTCACCATTGCAGATCAAGAATTAAAAACAGACGTTAACCTGACCGACAGAAGCCACTTCTCTGCGCCAGTATTGATCGGCAAAACCTTCCTTGCAGATAACGCTTTAGTGTTTGCGGGTTATGATTACTTGCAAGAGCAAGAGAACGCAACGGTGGTTGGCCGTAAAGAGGTGGTGTCTATCTCTGGAATGGCGATGAACGCGACCTTCTCATTAAAGAATCGATACAGCATTCTTCACGCAAAAGACATCGACGTAGATAAAAAGAACAGTGAAGTGACGTTTGATATGTTCGACTTCGATGGCAAACAGAAAGAGATGACACTGCCATTAGTTCGTATGTTAAGCGTGAGTGGTAAGAAAAGACCTTTGGTGTATGTGCCGGTTCAACTCGATGAAAACACAACTAAAGACGTTTTGGTGTACCTACGTGAGCGCTCGAGTAGTGAGTCGCAGTTGAGATTTGGAACCAGCACAGCCAGTGAGCTCTTCATGATTGATACCAACGCTGAAAATATTCTTTCTGAAGGTTCAGAGAGCTTTAGCGATGTCGCTAAAAAGAGTGAACTTTTGGTTATTTCTCCAGAAGAGGACATCACCCTTGATGACTTCCCGCTAAAGGCCGTGGCTTCTTTCACTGTCAACACGCCTTTGTTGAAGGTCGACAGTTTTGAAATGACAGGTAAAGGAAAAGAGGCTTCTGTTGAATTTTATCTTACAGATGTAAATGGTGAGAAGCAGAAGGTGACCAAGCCAATTATTAAGAAGCTTAAAGTCGGTGATGATACTCGCCCGGTTGTAAGTGGTGAGTTTGCGGTGTCTGGAAATGTTCGTACGCAAGAGTTTGCTATCGATGTGCTCAATACGAATGAGAAAGAAGCGTACTTTATTTTAGGCAAGAAGATGGCAAAAGACGGTGTGTATGTGAACACTCGCTCTGACTATCTTTTGAAAGCTGAGCCGCTGTTTAAAGTAGGGCACATCGAAGTTGTTGAAGTGAACGGCATGACGTTCCCGGCCAAGTTGGATACTGGCGCAGATGTGAGTTCAATGAACGCAGTCAACATCAAACGGTTTAAGAAAGACGGCCAAGACATGGTGAGCTTTACCTATCAAAACAACCAAGGCGATAAGCAAGAGTTCACTAAGCCAGTGATTGATGTAATGCGCATTAAAGCCAAGAAAGGCGAGAAGGTGAATATTCGCCCTGTGGTAGAAATGAAGGTTAAGCTCGGAGACCTAGAGAAAGAGGTGAGGGTAAACCTCCAAGATCGCTCTCGTTTCGAATACAGCATGATCCTAGGTAAGAACTTCTTGAAGCACGGTGCGGTAGTGAGTAGCGATGAAGATTACTTGCTGGGCGAGATGGATTAA
- the smpB gene encoding SsrA-binding protein SmpB, which yields MAKNKSKSKAGSNTIALNKKARHEYFIDDEIEAGLELQGWEVKSLREGKTNIAESYVYIRDGEAFISGMTITPLTQASTHIVANPTRIRKLLMSRKELDNLIGRINREGMTLVATALYWSRSWAKIKVGVAKGKKLHDKRTDMKEKDWARDKARIMKSNLR from the coding sequence ATGGCAAAGAATAAATCAAAATCAAAAGCCGGTAGCAATACCATTGCGCTTAATAAGAAAGCTCGCCACGAATATTTCATTGATGATGAGATAGAAGCGGGGCTTGAGCTACAAGGCTGGGAAGTAAAATCCCTACGTGAAGGCAAAACCAATATCGCAGAAAGCTACGTCTACATCCGAGACGGCGAAGCATTCATCAGTGGTATGACGATCACTCCGCTCACTCAAGCGAGTACTCATATCGTGGCGAACCCAACACGCATCCGTAAACTACTAATGTCGAGAAAAGAACTCGATAACCTTATCGGTCGTATTAACCGTGAAGGCATGACACTTGTCGCAACCGCACTTTACTGGTCTCGCTCTTGGGCGAAGATTAAAGTTGGCGTAGCGAAAGGTAAAAAGCTGCACGATAAACGTACAGATATGAAAGAAAAAGATTGGGCGAGAGATAAAGCACGAATTATGAAGAGTAATTTGCGTTAA
- a CDS encoding SRPBCC family protein produces the protein MPKVTRSALVSFSADQMFSLVNDVARYHEFLPGCSGSRVIESSDSTMVASVDVSKAGISKTFTTSNRLADGAEILMELVDGPFKKLQGGWYFTPLDEQACKVELKLEFEFSSRMIEMAFGKIFNELTSNMVSAFTQRAKQVY, from the coding sequence ATGCCAAAGGTTACTCGTTCAGCATTAGTGTCGTTTAGTGCCGACCAGATGTTCAGCTTGGTCAATGATGTTGCTCGTTATCACGAGTTTTTGCCAGGGTGTTCTGGTTCACGTGTGATCGAATCTTCAGATTCAACTATGGTAGCTTCGGTTGATGTCTCTAAAGCGGGTATCAGCAAAACATTTACCACATCGAACCGCTTAGCGGATGGCGCTGAGATCTTGATGGAGCTGGTGGATGGCCCGTTCAAAAAGCTGCAGGGTGGTTGGTATTTTACTCCGCTTGATGAGCAAGCGTGTAAGGTTGAGCTTAAGTTAGAGTTTGAATTCTCTAGCCGAATGATTGAAATGGCATTTGGTAAGATTTTCAATGAGCTGACGAGCAATATGGTCAGTGCTTTTACTCAACGCGCGAAACAGGTCTACTAA
- a CDS encoding RnfH family protein, translated as MTIESDMIHVEVVFALPHEQRVFTLVVNKHATVEDIIAQSGVLELYPEIDLAKNKVGVFSRNVKLDATVRDKDRIEIYRALLADPKEIRRKRAEQAKVAAAKS; from the coding sequence ATGACTATTGAATCGGATATGATCCACGTAGAGGTTGTGTTTGCACTTCCGCATGAACAGCGTGTGTTTACTTTAGTAGTAAACAAGCACGCGACCGTTGAAGATATCATTGCGCAGTCTGGCGTTTTGGAATTGTATCCAGAAATCGACTTAGCAAAAAACAAGGTCGGTGTATTCAGCCGCAACGTTAAGCTAGATGCGACGGTTCGCGATAAAGATCGTATCGAAATCTACCGAGCACTATTGGCCGATCCAAAAGAGATTCGCCGTAAGCGTGCTGAGCAAGCAAAAGTAGCCGCTGCTAAATCGTAA
- the bamE gene encoding outer membrane protein assembly factor BamE, giving the protein MRIKKWLVAVPLALTMLTGCSLLEKLVYRIDINQGNYVEQEAVDQLKFGMTKTQVRYVMGSPMLIENGYPDTWYYIYHHQKGHNDPIQKNLVVNFDATGTLVTINGDFEASDEFFESLR; this is encoded by the coding sequence ATGCGAATTAAAAAGTGGTTAGTTGCAGTTCCACTTGCACTAACAATGTTGACCGGTTGCTCTCTACTAGAGAAGTTGGTTTATCGAATTGACATCAATCAGGGTAACTATGTTGAACAAGAAGCTGTCGATCAGCTCAAGTTTGGCATGACAAAAACACAAGTTCGTTACGTTATGGGCTCACCTATGCTTATCGAAAATGGCTACCCAGATACGTGGTACTACATTTACCACCACCAAAAAGGCCATAACGACCCTATCCAGAAAAACCTTGTCGTGAACTTTGATGCCACTGGCACTCTAGTAACGATCAATGGTGATTTTGAAGCCAGTGATGAGTTCTTCGAAAGCCTTCGCTAG